A single region of the Brachypodium distachyon strain Bd21 chromosome 3, Brachypodium_distachyon_v3.0, whole genome shotgun sequence genome encodes:
- the LOC100843082 gene encoding eukaryotic translation initiation factor 2D, which translates to MFKKNVDAKALQRLSGADKKKLRRTAKQRFPQASDDDLDAILPPKVEITVAKYPSRVLVYGIEGELPMLFDIDGRGHELFPTVYALWKVPHLLPAFTLKGGEVSHYILGGADLMFPGISVPPEGLPSFQAGQPWSVKVPGNPAPIAVGTTTMSDTEALKAGLRGKALRIAHYYKDLLWASADGRYVPNEGFYDDMVVEDPNFASASQHVDSSEDPADCKQDKAAVDASDSHAGDPSIHSETIEDVTAGVSELNFPEEKTTEEPNEDKEHQHLSTEEIDSLLDKCLLQALHKSVKDKDLPMPGSTLWSNHILPCRPPGVTLDIKKSSHKKLSKWLQSKSSSGLILAKEDKHKKEVVLTGINRKHPDYMDFKPEKRVQESVEQHDNVVPEGSETKQLEVDEIYKPTSHVNPIFLAVEADTGKYYSASEASDVVFRYVEKENLVKPTDRAKVILDATLCDALYKGAVKKGSAYPSEIHKKDLGSTFINRMQIHHRVARGNEVVVRKGAIRTVQIMTERRQGNKKMTRVSGLECFLMDADSIASELQKKFACSTTTAELPGKKGQHEVLVQGGVIENLAKHLVDHYGVPKRFIEVYDKTKK; encoded by the exons ATGTTCAAGAAGAATGTCGATGCCAAAGCTTTACAGCGCTTGTCAGGCGCTGACAAAAAGAAGCTGAGGAGAACTGCCAAGCAAAGGTTTCCGCAAGCATCTGATGATGATCTTGATGCCATCCTTCCTCCCAAG GTTGAGATAACAGTTGCTAAGTACCCAAGCCGGGTTCTTGTTTATGGCATAGAGGGGGAACTCCCAATGCTATTCGACATCGATGGAAGAGGCCATGAGCTGTTTCCAACAG TTTATGCACTCTGGAAGGTTCCTCATCTGTTGCCGGCTTTTACTCTTAAGGGCGGTGAAGTTTCACACTACATTCTTGGTGGCGCCGATCTGATGTTTCCTGGTATCAGCGTACCCCCAGAAGGGTTACCTTCATTTCAAGCTGGCCAGCCATGGTCAGTTAAAGTCCCCGGTAACCCTGCTCCAATTGCT GTTGGAACCACAACGATGAGCGATACTGAAGCATTGAAGGCAGGATTGCGTGGCAAGGCTTTGCGGATTGCACATTACTATAAGGATTTATTATG GGCTTCTGCTGATGGTCGTTATGTTCCAAATGAAGGGTTTTATGATGACATGGTTGTTGAAGATCCTAATTTTGCTTCAGCTTCTCAACACGTTGACTCTTCTGAAGATCCTGCAGATTGCAAGCAAGACAAAGCAGCTGTTGATGCATCAGATAGTCATGCTGGAGATCCTTCCATTCACAGTGAAACCATAGAAGATGTAACTGCTGGAGTGAGCGAGCTCAATTTCCCTGAAGAAAAAACCACTGAGGAACCAAACGAGGATAAGGAACATCAACATCTGTCTACTGAAGAAATTGATTCTCTATTGGATAAATGCCTTTTGCAAGCATTACACAAGAGCGTGAAAGATAAAGACCTCCCTATGCCAGGAAGCACATTATg GTCAAATCACATACTCCCCTGCAGACCTCCAGGTGTTACTCTGGATATTAAAAAGTCATCACACAAAAAGCTCTCCAAGTGGTTGCAGTCAAAATCTTCCTCTGGCCTT ATCTTAGCAAAAGAGGACAAGCATAAAAAGGAAGTTGTGTTGACAGGTATCAATCGGAAACATCCAGATTACATGGATTTTAAACCGGAAAAGAGGGTACAGGAGTCAGTTGAACAGCACGACAATGTTGTTCCTGAAGGCAGCGAAACAAAGCAACTGGAAGTGGACGAAATTTATAAGCCAACTTCTCATGTCAATCCCATTTTCTTGGCTGTTGAAGCTGACACAGGAAAGTACTACAGTGCATCAGAGGCATCTGATGTAGTTTTCAG GtatgttgaaaaagaaaatttggTCAAGCCGACAGACAGGGCCAAAGTAATTCTGGATGCTACGTTATGTGATGCTCTGTACAAAGGAGCTGTAAAAAAGGGTTCTGCGTATCCAAGTGAGATCCACAAGAAGGATTTGGGGTCAACATTTATAAACCGTATGCAAATTCACCATAGAGTAGCAAGAGGAAACGAGGTAGTCGTTCGCAAGGGTGCTATACGTACTGTTCAAATCATGACAGAAAGAAGGCAAGGAAACAAGAAGATGACCCGAGTCTCTGGATTGGAATGCTTTTTAATGGATGCCGACTCGATAGCTTCTGAACTACAGAAGAAATTTGCTTGCAGCACGACCACAGCGGAGCTTCCAG GTAAAAAGGGGCAACATGAGGTATTGGTTCAAGGCGGAGTCATCGAAAACCTCGCAAAGCACCTTGTTGATCATTATGGCGTCCCGAAAAGATTTATTGAGGTTTatgacaaaacaaagaaatag
- the LOC100843383 gene encoding NADPH-dependent pterin aldehyde reductase isoform X1 encodes MTAGHKSGGGGAAAARAAAAGPRTVLITGVSRGLGRALAMELARRGHFIVGCSRSADPIRSLEAEIAFPSRHFLTVADVVMHSIPLPHDLVRSDSGMAELAKAVVEKKQIPDIIVNGAGTINKNNKTWNVPAEDFDAVVDTNIKGTANVLRHFVPLMIQKKHGIIINFSSGWGRSAAAEVAPYCASKWAIEGLTRSLAKELPPGLAAIALSPGVVNTDMLNSCFGSSAALYQSTEQWAPKAATMVLSLSLEDNGASLTV; translated from the exons ATGACGGCGGGGCACAagagcgggggcggcggcgccgcggccgcgcgagcagcggcggcgggaccgAGGACGGTGCTCATCACTGGGGTCAGCCGCGGGCTGGGCCGCGCGCTCGCCATGGAGCTCGCGCGACGGGGCCACTTCATCGTCGGCTGCAGCCGCTCCGCCGACCCCATCCGTTCCCTCGAGGCAGAGATCGCTTTCCCGTCCCGCCACTTCCTCACCGTCGCCGACGTCGTAATGCACTCTATTCCTCTTCCTCACGATCTCGTG AGGTCTGACAGTGGCATGGCTGAGCTGGCAAAGGCTGTTGTGGAAAAGAAGCAAATTCCCGATATCATAG TAAACGGTGCTGGTACAATAAACAAGAATAACAAGACGTGGAATGTTCCAGCAGAAGATTTTGATGCGGTGGTTGATACAAATATTAAAGGAACGGCGAATGTACTTCGCCATTTTGTACCACTTATGATACAGAAGAAACATGGGATTATAATCAATTTCTCCTCTGGTTGGGGAAGGTCAGCTGCTGCAGAG GTTGCTCCTTATTGTGCTTCAAAGTGGGCTATTGAGGGTTTAACACGCTCCTTAGCCAAAGAGCTGCCTCCTGGATTGGCTGCCATTGCTCTTAGTCCTGGTGTTGTGAATACTGACATGCTTAATTCATGCTTTGGAAGTTCAGCTGCGCTATACCAATCGACTGAACAATG GGCACCCAAGGCAGCTACAATGGTTCTAAGCCTTTCACTGGAAGATAATGGTGCCTCACTCACTGTTTGA
- the LOC100843383 gene encoding NADPH-dependent pterin aldehyde reductase isoform X2 has product MTAGHKSGGGGAAAARAAAAGPRTVLITGVSRGLGRALAMELARRGHFIVGCSRSADPIRSLEAEIAFPSRHFLTVADVRSDSGMAELAKAVVEKKQIPDIIVNGAGTINKNNKTWNVPAEDFDAVVDTNIKGTANVLRHFVPLMIQKKHGIIINFSSGWGRSAAAEVAPYCASKWAIEGLTRSLAKELPPGLAAIALSPGVVNTDMLNSCFGSSAALYQSTEQWAPKAATMVLSLSLEDNGASLTV; this is encoded by the exons ATGACGGCGGGGCACAagagcgggggcggcggcgccgcggccgcgcgagcagcggcggcgggaccgAGGACGGTGCTCATCACTGGGGTCAGCCGCGGGCTGGGCCGCGCGCTCGCCATGGAGCTCGCGCGACGGGGCCACTTCATCGTCGGCTGCAGCCGCTCCGCCGACCCCATCCGTTCCCTCGAGGCAGAGATCGCTTTCCCGTCCCGCCACTTCCTCACCGTCGCCGACGTC AGGTCTGACAGTGGCATGGCTGAGCTGGCAAAGGCTGTTGTGGAAAAGAAGCAAATTCCCGATATCATAG TAAACGGTGCTGGTACAATAAACAAGAATAACAAGACGTGGAATGTTCCAGCAGAAGATTTTGATGCGGTGGTTGATACAAATATTAAAGGAACGGCGAATGTACTTCGCCATTTTGTACCACTTATGATACAGAAGAAACATGGGATTATAATCAATTTCTCCTCTGGTTGGGGAAGGTCAGCTGCTGCAGAG GTTGCTCCTTATTGTGCTTCAAAGTGGGCTATTGAGGGTTTAACACGCTCCTTAGCCAAAGAGCTGCCTCCTGGATTGGCTGCCATTGCTCTTAGTCCTGGTGTTGTGAATACTGACATGCTTAATTCATGCTTTGGAAGTTCAGCTGCGCTATACCAATCGACTGAACAATG GGCACCCAAGGCAGCTACAATGGTTCTAAGCCTTTCACTGGAAGATAATGGTGCCTCACTCACTGTTTGA